cccggcacatgctcctttctcctgaaggaagcttctccacttcctggggcgaacagggcaggctagccactgcctctccccaggcttaggagaactggcttcagctctgggcaaaagcaaggcaccctcttcccatccccaccccccttgctcggaggcacgtggaagcgggccacccctctctcagggacctcctgctcctccttgcgctcctctggccacagccgtctacgtggacccaggcagaaggaagcactggctctctcgtaaagaaccaccgttacttgcagcctctacagacactcaccaaaaaggcagcaaaacagagcaagcagcaccagcagaaccgtcttccgagccttcatttgcctatGGAGGAGCacggaggaaaagaaggctgaagctggctgcagctctgcagctcctaagcacactccagagcagcagtagcgactgcagctcttgcagctgccattcctgacttgggaagtgGCCTGCTCCtgcacgagctccagccagtggtcgagtttgcacccgcggtggcaatggggcattcgGGAGGGCGAGGACtggaactgaggagctagggatggaggattaactccagaacaggagaagcagtgccaaggaaagctagggccatgcttcctgcctatggcagtagaggcgattctttgcagacggaagggacatcattcacacctgtttctcctgaccaCCATCCAATCGGTGCTTGCGCCCATACACTTCTCCCCCCACTcgcaagaaaagattctccctcagctttaccttgcagtagtgcccacaacttggagcacaaagcgctgaggaaacatcacgctcagcagcaggaaatgcaagatgagcccgaaagctcctgaaaaacagtcaagatgcaaaaagtccagtgagctcatgcagaattctacgttaaggttctactcgtcctcttggtgtcggcagagggcaggaggcattctcctctttcgggcacttgctcctgcttctgtcagttgctctgcagctgcaagcagcacagggcaagggaaatgaattcccttcagtccaaaaatcactgaTTCatgaggtcatttttccctgttagggctacagagggtcggCCTCTTAGTtcatgagcagagctgcctttcatgctCCCTAGGACattgcggcacagcctaaggccagggcttctggcagctcctgctctgcctctgaccacctccttcaccttccatgaaacgaTCCGCATTgcgaatgtaaataagcagagggagctgcacttaagaattgtgtcagcttccttttacctggacgctgaagctggcgttggtcctgcccgtagactccagggctctggagaacaggcccttggctcgcaggttgcctacgagaaagaaaagggtctgaggcacacagggcacgcactatctgctgttgccttcagccagctttacactgagctcagaggctgtccttgtgctcttcccccgtccatccccccacacacacacccccaccccaggctgattaggtgcaaaaggcacttgaggaaaagagaggaggcttccgaaaactctccaaagcagcacatccgtaccagcgtacgtcttggcctcggtttctgaacataggtgcagagacgcagctgccaaacaccctgttcgctcaggtgtggcccaaaagcgctctgatctccttgcccTCACGacagagagtgagcaagcggcaggggcagcccgcagctgccgccctgctcttgctacctcacacagcggcgATGGCTTGTGAtgtcaacggcggtcggtgacgtcacagtagaaaaggcagcgccacatttccaggccaagctcaagcTGACAGGAAACAgcagttgctctcctcttcagcagagaggcaatcctcggaaatcacaatgtctcctaccaagtattcAACTctttgaagtcccagccaggagggagcgatttgggagccaccagcagccttgtctagtgcctgctttgacactttttgagccCCAGGGCCTccagagctaactgaagtgagcaaccatgtacactcagcagttctctgccaggggctcagcttcacggtggcggctcttttcttgtAGCCTGAgcaaggcacggtgccataagagaagggctgggcctgcagcttgccCTCTggttgctgctctgggcaccgggctcttgactgcagaggacaggagacatgcttagaggagggcaagggagcatatctgactctagctttgtttgctacctcatggcatctccagggactgcaatcagcccccaatttccctatggaaaacgaaggctatatttttttccctttctccccccaaagtaacgattcacggagtcagcaaagagttttggtgccacgccaggacagtctggcaaattaagtttgaggcaagtcaacagtgctggctgccagtgcccacctgtgctcactaagtagtgccaacaaaagctagggccgtgcttcctgcctatggcagtagaggcgattctctggagacggaagggacaccattcacacctgtttctcctgaccaccatccagtcagtacttgtgccaacacagttctcccccctctctcaagaaaaagatgcctgtcgtgggtctgtcaacctgagaagtgctactacgtgttcctagatctccagcagtgatagtcacctctgtcttccttgcatgagccccctgcaacacacagcagggactcattCAACTatcccagaaggctgtggaaaaggaaagctaacacagccacccccctacattacacactctgtcagtcactgcgcctttcgagcatgcggcacccctcgacttttgaccctgtctctcctgccactggggaccttcaaatgcacatctcgtccagctagacagcaggcgctctgcaaggcgccctgccttcgctgctcgggtgctctagccgcacctgacgatttgtgggcataatcgggcatctgcacttgcttaccttccagcttctccagcgcttcgttggttaccttgtgcacgtcctgggaaggaacgcataggagagcggctcttagcgggaaaacgaacgggcagccaggcgcatcccagcccccccaacaaggccagccaaggtgaacttggctgctcagctcctcgctcctcacctgcttgcctagcaagagcgcaccacacagagcaaaaacgcccttcgcgacgccttctgctacgccctgcgaagggcagaggcaccaaacctcacacggctcgacggggagcataaatcccttcgtggccgggagtattcttgctgcgcttcggtgggcctgcacagccgaccccagcccggccagcacgccgcgacggcaggcagcctgcgcccccgagagcagcccccgctgagcacacgtgccgggcccacgcccagctgcggactgcctgaggagggcagcggacgggctgccctgcgcctcggccctcgccgccgccggggcccgggccggggccggggccgcgacacccccccgcgccagccaccaccaggcaacatggtggggggcggggcttgcgcgcctcccccgcccgcctccccgccgcagcTCCGGGGCatgctggccgcaggccacgccccctgtgGGCagggcggggcaggggggggcagtgaccggccccgagccgccgccgccgtcgccatggggacaGCGGGCAgttggggcggcttcgcgcggggccggtcggttccgccaGCGCGtggaggggtcgcgagggagctgggcggccgcggcggtgaggagcgcgcagcccttgggcgtcgctgcctggcgtggagccgcgcggcggtggggcgggcgcagcccgggccggctttcgctctcgtctctccccgaggcaggtccccgggatgaggagcgccgtcaaggagccgcccgcaccccgcagccgccgctacaCTGCTCGCAGCAAGCACCGTGCCTctgccggccctggccccggccccggccccggccacgCTCGCTTTTGtgcccgagcgggagggctgcggccgcagtgCACCGCGCTCTGAGGTGTATCCcacgttgctcgccctgcggcttgcctgggccataagtgagaaggctgttggatgcttgttgtcgttgttttccctagctcgtataccgaaggtattcgtgggcattttctgatggcactttccagcgtttgcagtgcacgaagcgatgttagattgacacggtacatgtcaaagaatgacacggtacatgtcaaaaggacaacagtttgccagggtcagggaaggcaaagtactctgtgaaacttggcaagtagatgatacaggacagtacaatattgtcctatcgccctaccctactgtcaccgaaatcggcagtaaaactccttaacaccaatggagtattaagaagcaggcattctcttcattacgcgccgggtgcacgggggatcgctccgcccaacgtgcacgccccgtgttgcattagccaaagtttatattgctttgttacatatgttaccaaaaggtgATTTCGATGACACatacatatgccttaaatttcccggaatgattagacatattcattctatttcctggaactaattatcatatttacatagtcattacgcatgcgggctgagtctgcagggggcttctatgggggtctctggtggtccctagtgcttgctgaagaggtgccttttccatgaactctgagctccttttccagatatggtctcggcttggctcattcctttgcttgacaaAGGTGTCTTcttcctaaccttggtttcagctgctttctgctggtttagctgtactcctttaggatgtagcagttacagttgcgagaattgtgtctttgggtgcattcttgtctgaagctcctggtagtaggcaagagtgttgcaccgaccctcagatctaaagttaatctaaatggaactatttgtagcaacacaggatgggaagctgcacatggatttgacagtagactgaaacgggttcctacagtggcaggagatcgtttgcattgtaatactaatgacacttttgagattcataaacttcacacctactggctatccagtcgaggacggacctgccctagcatgcctagagcttcagagttacgcagtatgaaacagtcacctggtacctgcatctagcaacggagccatggtaaggagacacgaggctatgacaacggtttggcatgtgcgtgtgtacgcaccctcaaagctagtcacttcgaagacgatgtaaattttggacctggcaacgtttgccgttgtaaggtgacatatgtttccgaccaaatcaccaagcagacttacgggttagcttctcatttgactgaacagacgatgtcttactttgcagcgtttagtacttcagtaacacttgcagaaaccttccatcagctagacaactttgtcaaacaaaacaccaaggttactcaacatctgtctgaaactggaaaacgcttcgaagagagagaagtggaagtgatgtacgataataatgaactggttcgattagcaaaagtagaaaccagtactgggactaatgttacatcctatgctcacgctgttaatcgtcactgtagtgttccttgttgtaaccttgatatggatctcttctcttaaaaatccagtagtacgcatgaatgaaataccacctcaagttaaatcacatactagactattgtaaattaccactttcacatacatatatacatatatacatatctgtgtgtgtgtgtgtgtgtgtgtgtgtgtgtatatctcaatgttctgactctcaccgtgcacaggcaagagggctggtcactcatacggtgagtgtattaagctcagcgtgcaacagcaggaatcgttaactgttggtctgagccgaggaGTGGAAGGTGACTGACCAATAAAGCCCTacgatggaggaaggctcagaggagatgggcaagggtgatgtgcccatgaagttcaggggatcatggagggtgtgactgtccacagctgttgcacagaaagctgacttgatCTCAACAGcgagggcaccggggctggcctttgttttagataaacagctatgtcgcCATAGTGAGTATATTCTAGAGAgcagtaatgggaatcacatcggtattgtgactgaactgtccattgcaattgctgcattaggctcagtggaactgagacccgtattacctgtcttgtgattgcagtgcattgctgtatcactctgccaaatcaagaatctaGTGTAACATCaactatcttcaaagaagtaaattttgctATGAAGCATtccaccctccatagtccatgcgTGGAATATtgaaaagaccttggtcagggagtccctctgacctctgaaaccacctcctgcagcccatacgtgtcacgtcacgcacagcataaggaaccagggacagcagtggctcgctaaaatggcctggcaaactgctgctttgctctcccactgtcctccgagtctaggagcatttctgcatttacactttaaggaaagctctcttgctttccccggtttcctccccgctttcctcattctccagcaatagcccttcgctgtgtgcgaaaaatgctggaaggagtggcgaaggcctagccagttctgcgggtgacatcttaattacggcaacgagtcgatcagagtgccaagaaggatttcaagaggcgccgtcaaggacagagcagtctgcctcaaaaggaggcaggaaaggcacactaagtagcccatcaccaccgctgctcaaatcttgcaggctttattcagtgaactctgttgtttccagcagagtgccacgcagagtcctcttcggtgggtaccgcatcaccgtggaccctcagtcgatacacaCATGTGTATTCtgggtggccccagttgctcagcacctccagcttcacgtattgtatggagtcagagcgctcgttctgaaatgagaagaaagcagctgtcttttcctctctatcttttgactacttagagcttctcccctgccagctacacttctcctcctcttcctcctctcctacgcttctcctgcctcttcctcaccgtaccttcagctggaaagtctcaaagggatgttctgcagccatgtacgtgaactctcctaggaacagcccctgctcctcgttttctgccttcatcccctacacaaagacagggggggagaaaacaagagagtgagatacacagcgggaagacgcagcttccctaggggaactaacgaagcggccagaatgaggcctaggtggcagtgttgggaagagcaactttgggtgtgcaggaaagagaattggcaccaaggaggaaagagcaagtaggggcaagcttcattatttgggaggagtggtggcagagccagtgtgccagctcccgtaactcagggctcatttagtagcgcgtggcccccgaaatgggaagctttgcttcaagtgcacaccacaaaggaaaggagtgtaaaggaaatggaggaactcaaagcaatttgtttcttctccaggctcggaggaagtcacgggcctgggagaagcctcccggcattgcgggacctgtattcacccacccgccgctgcccttgctgcaaggcttagaaatgctcctcacaacccccccgactctagaaaccacttacatagacagcaaagtcctttggagcactggagatgttttctccaggggacactctcactgaaatatgttccagagtaacagctcgtggaaagattgctttaggcagcttgatgaagacatgaccctgactcccggcgaaagaccagcagtttcccggctgatttgcaggctgaaagaagaacaatgcacactgttcatgtggcaaagggaaactctcaacagtgcatttggtcccccccgccagagtggttgctctctgtttcttggtgggcctacctcaaggagaacctcaggagacttcatggagtgcagcaatggcagcccagcccagtagagtattcctttggtattgcggaaggaggcagaagtcttggaatgcacgatggtagcccctgaaacacgaatgcacccatcaagtcctgccttccctcgaggactgcatctgtttctagggctgtgatctatccggagcatctcaggaaccacgcaggctgccgacctgtcctcagacaagcaacagagacgctcccctacgacacttatttcagttcctgacatgcatGAACGCCAGGCAcactcggagagaaaaggacttcttgaacaaccgtcttgtatgtgaacagtcgcagccctgctacctgcctcctttccctccactcttacttccatggactccacgtagggctccccaaggagcAACCAAGAGATgccgacatagctgtgtcctaatgaacactgccaccgtgatgcctctttgcactgcactgtcaacttgaaaaatgctactacgtgttcctagatctccagcagcaatagtcacctctgtcttccttgcgtgagccccctgcaacacacagcagggactcgttcagctgtgctaatgggccatggaaaaggaaagctaacataggcctaagcatagacaggaggtgccctggcttgcttgttcctgtgcctttagagccgcacctgatgctttgcgggcaaaatccggcatctggacttggttatattccagcttctccagtgcttcatcgattaacttctgagcatcctggcaaGGAACAccaaagagagcaggtattagcggcaaggaggcacatgccagctcccctactgggccagctaaggtgaacttggctgttgcactctgccctaaggagcttggcaattccctgaaaagctcccaggtttgctcggctctcaTTGGCTAGTATCAGaagagcggggctgctcactccagcgctccgaaagctgaagttgcgggaacgtctttcttcctcttgcaatgcacaggggcaggccattggcagcggcctctctctggctcaccaccagctccctccttgctttgcaggaactactgctggagctgaaggacaccttTTCTaggcagaacacttgtgctgacagtgcctgcacaggggtcgtaggaggccgagcaaacggcccaggagagagccttcatggcccacagcgcttatgacccagccccttttccaactgcattccccagagcaggagagcagcaacCCTGGCTGTAACAGCGGCTTGCCCCTGCGTtggcaaagccaacgtgaacccaaggctgccaggcgccaCTCAGGGAGCTGCGTTACAAGGTCTCCCGGAGAactggctgccacatcagcagcaggtggaaataggggctgcagggactgtcCTTCCAGTTTGTTACCAGAGATGATACCTAGaccgagaggaagaggagctgaagacaagtgaaagtCCCTTTGCggccctctgctgccctgcaaggagcgtggagccacagaagaagcaactgcagagacccatcctacttgttgcagcagcacaagcctttctgctgcctctggcagggaaccctactagcatacgtgccgggctgaggaaaaaaaatctctgacgagagcctcctgcaatggccccttacccgtcctgtcatgcccggcagctcagtctgcttcagggcttcgccgagagcgcgccgggcaatgtcctttgtgctccatcgcagagcgtgaaggacttcctggagctcacgcagctgtccttggagggtctcgatttcaccaagtactgctcctaacacctcatccgcttgcctggaagaagtgcgccacagagacagagaccaccaTTCTG
This Apteryx mantelli isolate bAptMan1 unplaced genomic scaffold, bAptMan1.hap1 HAP1_SCAFFOLD_40, whole genome shotgun sequence DNA region includes the following protein-coding sequences:
- the LOC136996499 gene encoding SUN domain-containing protein 3-like — encoded protein: MTGRDAQKLIDEALEKLEYNQVQMPDFARKASGATIVHSKTSASFRNTKGILYWAGLPLLHSMKSPEVLLEPANQPGNCWSFAGSQGHVFIKLPKAIFPRAVTLEHISVRVSPGENISSAPKDFAVYGMKAENEEQGLFLGEFTYMAAEHPFETFQLKNERSDSIQYVKLEVLSNWGHPEYTCVYRLRVHGDAVPTEEDSAWHSAGNNRVH